The Cellulomonas sp. P24 genome contains a region encoding:
- a CDS encoding GntR family transcriptional regulator — protein MARGIVVTSLVDALVEDLRNQVVSGVLAPGTPLTELDVATRYEVARASARAAIERLTAEKVLVRNTHKTARVVHLGPEDVRDIYRTRTYLESEVLRRLAALRRVPAAAREANAEIAALWAQGSYAVVEPDMRFHTSLIDELGSERTSAMYHSLAFEVKLCMAQLQGRQQLSPEIIVAEHARLLELIAAGDATGAAAMLDEHLARARELLAASLGGEAGPEAFVPSSALRGPTP, from the coding sequence ATGGCGCGCGGGATCGTGGTGACGAGCCTGGTCGACGCTCTCGTCGAGGACCTCCGCAACCAGGTCGTGTCCGGCGTGCTGGCCCCGGGGACCCCGCTGACCGAGCTGGACGTCGCGACCCGGTACGAGGTCGCCCGAGCCAGCGCGCGGGCCGCGATCGAACGGCTCACCGCCGAGAAGGTCCTTGTGCGCAACACCCACAAGACGGCCCGCGTGGTGCACCTCGGACCGGAGGACGTGCGGGACATCTACCGCACGCGCACCTACCTGGAGTCGGAGGTGCTGCGCCGCCTGGCCGCCCTCCGCCGCGTCCCCGCGGCCGCACGCGAGGCCAACGCCGAGATCGCCGCGCTGTGGGCGCAGGGCTCGTACGCCGTCGTCGAGCCGGACATGCGCTTCCACACGAGCCTGATCGACGAGCTCGGCAGCGAGCGGACCAGTGCGATGTACCACTCGCTGGCCTTCGAGGTGAAGCTCTGCATGGCGCAGCTGCAGGGGCGACAGCAGCTCAGCCCCGAGATCATCGTCGCCGAGCACGCCCGGTTGCTCGAGCTGATCGCGGCGGGCGACGCGACCGGGGCCGCGGCGATGCTCGACGAGCACCTGGCGCGGGCCCGGGAGCTGTTGGCCGCGAGTCTCGGCGGGGAGGCGGGGCCGGAGGCGTTCGTGCCGTCGTCGGCGCTGCGTGGACCCACGCCGTAG
- a CDS encoding DUF5808 domain-containing protein, which yields MGSRHDHDVKHGKHDKKQSFQQLVRLVAFGLAVAAVVKEKRLPPEERTWHGVVAGFVPYDFRMPTVARFRERMWNPDGKHLINPRVFGVGWTMNVGKAVKLVREKVAEVS from the coding sequence ATGGGATCGCGCCACGACCACGACGTGAAGCACGGGAAGCACGACAAGAAGCAGAGCTTCCAGCAGCTCGTCCGGCTGGTCGCTTTCGGGCTGGCTGTCGCCGCCGTCGTGAAGGAGAAGCGCCTCCCACCCGAGGAGCGCACCTGGCACGGCGTCGTCGCCGGCTTCGTCCCCTACGACTTCCGGATGCCCACCGTTGCGCGGTTCCGTGAGCGGATGTGGAACCCGGACGGCAAGCACCTGATCAACCCGCGCGTCTTCGGCGTCGGGTGGACCATGAACGTCGGCAAGGCCGTCAAGCTCGTCCGCGAGAAGGTCGCCGAGGTGAGCTGA